From Dethiosulfovibrio salsuginis, a single genomic window includes:
- a CDS encoding DUF4277 domain-containing protein, with product MMECTETLSLAHYGIVAGFVDKLGLVEFLDRHLSKTRCHKVSSGQAAKAVILNGLGFVERRLYLFHEFFENLPTERLIGSGIEPHHLNDDVIGRLLDSL from the coding sequence ATGATGGAATGCACCGAGACGCTCAGTTTGGCCCATTACGGAATAGTAGCGGGTTTTGTCGATAAGCTTGGCCTGGTGGAGTTTTTGGATCGTCACCTAAGCAAGACTCGCTGCCACAAGGTCTCTTCCGGTCAGGCAGCCAAGGCGGTTATTCTAAACGGTCTTGGCTTTGTGGAGCGTCGGCTCTACCTATTCCACGAGTTTTTCGAGAATCTTCCCACCGAGCGCCTCATAGGCTCAGGGATCGAGCCCCATCATCTAAACGACGATGTCATAGGCAGGCTGCTGGATAGTCTG
- the glmS gene encoding glutamine--fructose-6-phosphate transaminase (isomerizing) — MCGIVGYVGPRDVSKVVLSGLARLEYRGYDSAGMAISGEDGIKRSREVGKVADLARMLETSPLVGKLGIGHTRWATHGGVSVENAHPHCDSSCSVVLVHNGIIENYVDIKEELLSNGGVFSSQTDTEVAAHLLGKIYSGDPKEALVELYHRITGAFALAVMFADDKDHIYCIRKGSPLIVALGDGETLCASDVPAVLEYTRKIVYMGEGEMACLSREGASFWDSQGRTIEKEVVEVDWDLSMVEKGGYPHFMLKEINEQGAVMRQTLTGRTEGNVVDLSNELSWTSDWARSIKKVHLVACGTSYYAASVAERVMGLFTDLDVRVDIASEYRYRSIPIGEDTLAIFVSQSGETLDTLAAERFAKEKGARCLAITNNGLSSIAREVDDVLLLKAGPEIGVAATKTFTGQMAVLYLMALYLAKLRESLAKDEETRLVKEMTCLPYKIEGLLENSGPIKSMAEKYSLARDFLFLGRGFSFPIALEGALKLKEISYIHAEAYAAGEMKHGPIALLDRAVPVVVVMPDDELWEKTLSNVQETKARKSPVIAVTTVGRESSLKDVEDILTVPSTEPELSPFLTVIPLQMFAYYVALARGTEIDQPRNLAKSVTVE; from the coding sequence ATGTGTGGGATAGTCGGATACGTAGGACCGAGAGATGTATCGAAGGTCGTTTTAAGTGGCCTAGCTAGGCTTGAGTATAGAGGTTATGATTCTGCCGGTATGGCCATATCGGGAGAGGACGGAATTAAAAGGTCAAGGGAGGTCGGCAAGGTAGCTGACCTGGCGAGAATGTTGGAGACATCTCCTCTGGTAGGAAAACTTGGGATCGGTCACACCAGGTGGGCTACTCACGGAGGGGTATCGGTGGAAAACGCTCATCCTCACTGTGACTCATCCTGCTCGGTGGTCTTGGTCCATAACGGAATTATAGAGAATTACGTCGACATAAAAGAGGAACTTCTGTCTAACGGAGGAGTTTTCTCATCTCAGACCGACACCGAGGTAGCGGCCCATCTTTTGGGCAAGATATATTCCGGCGATCCTAAAGAGGCGCTGGTTGAGTTGTATCACAGGATAACCGGAGCCTTCGCCCTTGCGGTTATGTTTGCCGACGATAAAGACCATATTTACTGCATAAGAAAGGGATCCCCTCTCATCGTGGCCCTCGGAGACGGAGAGACCCTCTGTGCCTCCGACGTCCCTGCTGTTCTGGAGTACACCAGAAAGATAGTTTACATGGGTGAAGGGGAGATGGCCTGTCTTTCCCGGGAAGGTGCCTCTTTCTGGGACAGCCAGGGGCGCACCATCGAGAAGGAAGTGGTCGAGGTAGACTGGGATCTCTCTATGGTGGAAAAAGGTGGATATCCCCACTTTATGCTCAAAGAGATCAACGAGCAGGGAGCGGTTATGCGCCAGACCCTTACAGGAAGGACCGAGGGAAACGTAGTGGACCTATCTAATGAGCTTTCCTGGACCTCCGACTGGGCTAGATCCATCAAAAAGGTCCATCTCGTCGCCTGTGGTACCTCCTATTACGCCGCCTCGGTGGCGGAAAGGGTTATGGGGCTATTCACCGATCTTGACGTGAGGGTGGATATAGCGTCGGAGTACCGTTATCGCTCCATCCCTATAGGGGAGGACACTTTGGCGATCTTCGTCTCCCAGTCTGGAGAGACCCTGGATACTCTGGCGGCGGAGAGGTTCGCCAAGGAAAAGGGAGCCAGATGTCTCGCCATAACCAATAACGGCCTTTCCTCCATAGCCCGAGAGGTCGACGATGTGCTTCTTTTAAAAGCAGGACCGGAGATAGGTGTAGCCGCTACTAAGACCTTCACCGGTCAGATGGCGGTGCTGTACCTCATGGCCCTTTATTTAGCGAAGCTGAGAGAATCTCTCGCCAAAGACGAGGAGACAAGGCTCGTCAAGGAGATGACCTGTCTGCCCTATAAGATAGAGGGACTTCTGGAAAACAGCGGCCCTATAAAATCCATGGCGGAGAAGTACTCTTTGGCTAGGGATTTCCTCTTCCTAGGGAGAGGTTTTTCCTTTCCTATCGCTCTTGAAGGGGCGCTGAAACTGAAGGAGATATCCTACATTCACGCCGAGGCCTACGCCGCAGGGGAGATGAAACACGGGCCTATAGCCCTTCTGGACAGGGCGGTTCCGGTGGTGGTGGTCATGCCCGACGACGAGCTGTGGGAGAAGACCCTGTCCAACGTCCAGGAGACCAAAGCCAGAAAGTCTCCGGTGATAGCTGTGACGACCGTAGGAAGGGAGTCGTCCCTTAAGGACGTGGAGGATATTTTAACCGTCCCCTCGACAGAGCCGGAACTCTCTCCCTTCCTGACGGTAATACCTCTCCAGATGTTCGCCTATTATGTGGCTTTAGCGAGAGGAACCGAGATAGATCAACCTAGAAACCTGGCGAAAAGCGTCACAGTAGAATAG
- the glmM gene encoding phosphoglucosamine mutase gives MSDAAGKKRCLFGTDGVRDIANRGAMTPEMALRLGRAYVLFLTERGFPRPKIVVGRDTRRSGAMLEAALIAGMTSAGADVVCVGVTPTPGVSFGVELLRAQGGAVISASHNPAEYNGIKFLDNSGSKLSDDSELAIEEYLGDNLIDDWRPSGGSIGKVEHRESDFNSSYVERVRVSLGEEGLGSLKVVFDCANGAASTVLPDVLSSLTDGGNFEIIGASPDGLNINEKSGVMSMKGLSERVVQAGYDIGIAYDGDADRVLLVDGKGRPLDGDIILWVLGRWLKGKGSLGAGIVTTVMSNMALDKHMAESGIKTFRCPVGDRYVLQSMKDNGSSLGGEQSGHVIAFPYTKTGDGICTGFLFIRACIEIKEDIQTLVDRFGRFPQKLTNIAVNSKTDIMKDDNILAAVDEASRILGDSGRIFLRPSGTEPIVRLLVECEDLELVESLSRSIEEKITSLVVN, from the coding sequence ATGAGTGATGCAGCGGGAAAAAAGCGCTGCCTCTTCGGCACCGACGGTGTTAGAGATATTGCCAACAGAGGTGCCATGACCCCTGAAATGGCTCTGAGGCTAGGTAGGGCTTACGTTCTTTTCTTGACCGAAAGGGGATTTCCCAGGCCTAAGATAGTGGTCGGGAGGGATACCCGTAGATCTGGCGCCATGCTTGAGGCTGCCCTTATCGCTGGCATGACCTCCGCCGGGGCCGATGTGGTGTGTGTAGGGGTTACTCCGACGCCAGGAGTCAGCTTTGGGGTTGAACTGCTTCGAGCTCAGGGGGGAGCGGTTATAAGCGCCTCACACAATCCGGCGGAGTACAACGGGATAAAGTTTTTGGACAACTCAGGGTCAAAGCTCTCCGATGATTCTGAGTTAGCTATAGAGGAATACCTTGGAGATAACCTTATCGACGATTGGCGGCCTTCCGGTGGCTCTATTGGCAAAGTCGAACACCGAGAGAGCGATTTTAACTCCAGTTACGTCGAGAGGGTTCGGGTCTCCCTAGGGGAAGAGGGGCTAGGCTCCCTAAAAGTGGTTTTTGACTGTGCCAACGGAGCGGCTTCGACGGTCCTCCCTGATGTGCTGTCCTCTCTTACGGACGGTGGAAACTTCGAGATAATAGGTGCTAGCCCCGATGGACTGAACATAAACGAGAAAAGTGGAGTCATGTCCATGAAAGGGCTTTCCGAAAGGGTTGTCCAGGCAGGTTATGATATAGGGATAGCCTATGATGGAGATGCCGACAGAGTGCTTTTGGTGGACGGCAAGGGAAGACCTCTCGACGGTGATATCATCCTTTGGGTTCTAGGGAGATGGCTTAAGGGTAAAGGGAGCCTAGGAGCCGGTATAGTTACCACCGTAATGAGCAATATGGCTTTGGATAAGCACATGGCTGAGTCTGGGATAAAAACCTTTAGGTGCCCTGTGGGCGACAGATATGTGCTACAGTCCATGAAAGATAACGGCTCTTCTCTTGGGGGAGAACAGTCAGGGCACGTAATAGCCTTTCCCTATACTAAGACTGGGGACGGTATATGCACCGGCTTTCTATTCATACGAGCCTGTATAGAGATTAAAGAGGATATTCAGACCCTCGTGGACCGTTTTGGTCGCTTTCCCCAAAAACTGACCAACATAGCGGTTAACAGTAAAACCGACATAATGAAGGACGATAATATCCTGGCAGCGGTGGACGAAGCGTCCAGGATATTAGGCGACTCAGGCAGGATATTCCTCCGTCCATCGGGAACTGAGCCTATCGTTCGGCTGTTGGTGGAGTGTGAGGATCTTGAACTGGTCGAATCGCTTTCTCGGTCTATAGAGGAAAAAATAACCTCCCTTGTAGTCAACTAG